From bacterium, one genomic window encodes:
- a CDS encoding LysM peptidoglycan-binding domain-containing protein yields MASFRLYIAFLAFLALPGLCLAQGYGVSPDGKKGRIHKVVTGDTLWDITKTYLGTPWIWPSVWKENSDIADPHLITPGDLIWISKGMMRKLSPEEAEEFANRHAEQPAPVPAAPAPPPIVQKAPPAERPDPFAALDASDMGDERFVEVPDMQRYSFVSAEEFTGSGAVMGNHNANYWSSQEQSTIISIGEGAAHVGDSFAMFRIRRRLLHPRTNELLGYFVQVLGRAEVTEIHPEASFVKIVTSYGEVQPGDRVVPFVEDETRIREIRDTGLVEGQIVAYQPYRLRSGGGDLVVLDGGMNQGVKPGRRFEIFRQGKEVRDPLTLTKVLVPDDVIGEAFVLKSSDKTSLALVTRADTDLLIGDHYRTKF; encoded by the coding sequence ATGGCTTCGTTCCGCTTGTATATTGCATTTTTGGCTTTTCTTGCGTTGCCCGGGTTGTGCCTGGCGCAGGGGTACGGGGTATCACCCGACGGCAAGAAAGGACGTATCCACAAGGTCGTGACTGGAGATACGCTTTGGGACATCACCAAGACGTACCTCGGCACGCCCTGGATCTGGCCTTCTGTCTGGAAGGAAAACTCCGACATCGCCGATCCCCATCTGATCACTCCCGGAGATCTGATCTGGATCAGCAAGGGAATGATGCGGAAGCTCTCGCCTGAGGAGGCGGAAGAGTTCGCCAACCGGCATGCCGAGCAGCCTGCGCCCGTGCCCGCGGCGCCTGCACCGCCACCGATCGTGCAAAAGGCGCCTCCGGCCGAGCGCCCGGACCCGTTTGCGGCGTTGGACGCGAGCGACATGGGCGATGAGCGTTTTGTCGAGGTTCCGGACATGCAGCGCTACTCGTTCGTCTCGGCCGAGGAGTTCACGGGTAGTGGTGCGGTCATGGGCAACCACAACGCGAACTACTGGTCCTCGCAGGAGCAGAGCACGATCATCAGTATTGGCGAAGGCGCGGCACATGTCGGTGATTCCTTCGCCATGTTCCGCATTCGCCGGCGCCTATTGCACCCAAGGACAAACGAACTCCTGGGGTACTTCGTTCAGGTCCTGGGCCGAGCCGAGGTTACCGAGATCCACCCGGAGGCTTCGTTCGTAAAGATCGTGACCTCCTACGGTGAGGTCCAGCCCGGCGACCGGGTCGTGCCCTTCGTGGAGGATGAGACGCGAATCCGAGAGATTCGCGACACCGGTCTGGTCGAAGGACAGATTGTCGCCTACCAGCCGTACCGGCTGCGAAGCGGTGGGGGTGACCTGGTGGTGCTGGACGGCGGAATGAACCAGGGCGTGAAGCCCGGGCGTCGTTTCGAGATCTTTCGCCAGGGCAAGGAAGTGCGAGATCCACTCACTCTTACGAAAGTTCTCGTGCCCGACGACGTGATCGGTGAGGCCTTTGTCCTGAAGTCATCGGACAAGACGTCGCTGGCGTTGGTGACGCGCGCGGATACCGATCTGTTGATCGGAGACCACTACCGCACCAAGTTCTGA
- a CDS encoding tetratricopeptide repeat protein translates to MRTARIIGSLLVLLALACTSQEEKIEKHHTAAFQYFEDEEWSEAKIEFLNLLQLTPDDAEAHYKMAETLWNLEEYGEALWQYNETARLAPDNTEWRMKVAKVEFTARRYDSAAEHIAAVLEQDPNNVEALLLRGAQKSVKGDFAGLMEDVDKALELDPESKSALSLKAQALSRSGDSTGAEEYMRRLLKVEPTMANHLSLARYLALLQRPEEALVEMRAAVDAAEDKEQKTNAQFFLANFHLNQRKSGEAEKVLLSAKADDPANPKILQALAKFYYTQGDKEKAVSMLEENVQQHPEDVEPVLVLAEYHRQIGAREEALETIQRALDLDPMSEQARLRRSEMLVVPNEDGTAEIPEEAWSVVRQVLEENPKSTMGLFNEGKFFLLESKYEEAATSLRRVIDEQPTANAHVLLGSAYMAMKQDDLARSEYLSALQLDAQNYPARSQLAVLYLRTGENELAARESKTGLTRNPNDMQLRLTYAEALIRLDRQHEARDVLKGVGDAGVDVSTTVKLHIARLLRRSRDRDGARKLLEGMLKADPTSEDVMREIIAVDVTSRDPEKALDRLDEWIIDQPDNPALYDLRGRVRLSTVSGMDMEKADAIEADLKMSLSKGSKRIEPLVSLAELYRSLGRVDDAVETYKRARDSFPEDASVRLQLAVLYESLLRTEEAKASYEEVLKLDESQPEAKNNLAWLLANAQSPTEKQLDRALQLAQDAKEALPGNPSVTDTLGWIMYKKGIPAAAISLFREAIEGYPEAHPLRGTVRYHLAKSYEDNGETGRAISELRRALDEVASFAERKDAEELLEKLEKS, encoded by the coding sequence ATGCGAACGGCGAGGATTATCGGTTCCCTTCTGGTGCTACTGGCGCTGGCGTGCACCTCTCAAGAGGAGAAGATCGAAAAGCACCACACGGCCGCATTCCAGTATTTCGAGGATGAGGAGTGGAGTGAAGCCAAGATCGAGTTCCTCAACCTCCTGCAACTCACTCCCGACGACGCGGAAGCGCACTACAAGATGGCTGAAACCCTCTGGAATCTGGAGGAGTACGGCGAGGCGCTCTGGCAGTACAACGAGACCGCCCGATTGGCGCCGGATAACACCGAATGGCGCATGAAGGTGGCCAAAGTCGAGTTCACGGCTCGACGTTACGACTCGGCCGCCGAGCATATCGCTGCAGTGCTCGAGCAGGATCCGAACAACGTCGAGGCGCTGCTCTTGCGCGGAGCGCAGAAGTCTGTGAAAGGCGACTTCGCCGGGCTGATGGAGGACGTGGACAAGGCCCTCGAACTGGATCCCGAGAGCAAGAGCGCGCTGTCGCTCAAGGCGCAAGCCCTGAGCCGATCGGGAGATTCGACCGGCGCCGAAGAGTACATGCGCAGGCTTTTGAAGGTCGAGCCGACGATGGCCAACCACCTGAGTCTTGCACGCTATCTGGCGCTACTGCAGCGGCCCGAGGAAGCCCTAGTCGAGATGAGGGCCGCGGTCGACGCTGCGGAAGACAAGGAACAGAAAACGAACGCGCAGTTCTTCCTGGCCAACTTCCACCTGAACCAACGCAAGTCCGGGGAAGCCGAAAAGGTCCTGCTCAGCGCGAAGGCAGACGATCCCGCAAACCCGAAGATTCTCCAGGCACTGGCGAAGTTCTACTACACGCAAGGAGACAAGGAAAAGGCTGTTTCCATGCTCGAGGAGAATGTTCAGCAGCATCCTGAAGACGTCGAACCGGTTCTGGTTCTCGCGGAATACCATCGCCAGATCGGCGCTCGTGAGGAAGCGCTGGAGACGATCCAGCGTGCGCTGGATTTGGATCCGATGTCCGAGCAAGCACGTCTGCGTCGTTCGGAGATGCTCGTCGTTCCGAACGAAGATGGAACCGCGGAGATCCCCGAAGAGGCGTGGAGCGTCGTGCGGCAGGTACTCGAGGAGAATCCCAAGAGTACGATGGGTCTGTTCAACGAAGGCAAGTTCTTCCTGCTGGAAAGCAAGTATGAGGAGGCTGCCACTAGCCTGCGTCGCGTGATCGATGAACAACCCACGGCGAACGCGCATGTGCTTCTCGGTAGTGCCTATATGGCGATGAAACAGGATGACCTCGCTCGCAGTGAGTACCTGTCCGCGCTGCAACTCGACGCGCAGAACTACCCCGCGCGTTCACAGCTCGCGGTGCTCTACTTGCGCACAGGCGAGAACGAGCTGGCCGCACGTGAATCGAAGACCGGACTCACGCGCAATCCAAACGACATGCAGCTTCGCCTGACCTATGCGGAAGCTCTGATTCGCCTCGACCGACAGCACGAAGCGCGTGACGTCCTCAAGGGCGTGGGGGATGCGGGAGTAGACGTGTCGACCACGGTCAAGTTGCATATCGCCCGACTGTTGCGCCGGTCGCGCGATCGCGATGGGGCGCGAAAACTGCTCGAGGGGATGCTCAAGGCCGATCCGACCAGCGAAGACGTGATGCGAGAGATCATCGCCGTCGATGTAACCAGTCGCGACCCCGAGAAGGCGCTGGACCGCCTCGACGAGTGGATCATCGATCAACCCGACAACCCCGCTCTCTACGACCTGCGCGGCCGGGTTCGCCTCAGCACCGTCTCTGGTATGGACATGGAGAAAGCGGATGCGATCGAAGCCGATCTGAAGATGTCGTTGAGCAAGGGATCGAAGCGAATCGAGCCTCTCGTATCTCTGGCGGAACTGTACCGCAGCCTGGGCCGAGTAGATGACGCGGTCGAAACCTACAAGCGCGCACGCGATAGCTTCCCCGAGGATGCGAGCGTGCGTTTGCAGCTGGCGGTCCTATACGAATCTCTGCTGCGTACGGAAGAAGCGAAAGCCAGCTATGAGGAGGTCTTGAAGCTCGACGAGTCTCAGCCAGAGGCCAAGAATAATCTGGCCTGGTTGCTGGCAAACGCTCAGTCTCCGACCGAAAAGCAGCTCGATCGCGCTCTTCAGCTGGCACAGGACGCCAAAGAAGCCCTTCCCGGAAACCCGAGCGTCACCGATACCCTCGGCTGGATCATGTACAAGAAGGGCATCCCCGCCGCGGCCATCTCACTGTTCCGCGAGGCCATCGAGGGCTACCCGGAGGCGCATCCCCTGCGCGGTACGGTTCGCTATCACCTCGCGAAGTCCTACGAGGACAACGGTGAGACGGGACGAGCCATCAGCGAACTGCGGCGGGCACTCGATGAGGTTGCCAGCTTCGCCGAACGCAAGGATGCCGAGGAACTTCTGGAGAAGCTCGAGAAGTCCTGA
- a CDS encoding sigma-54-dependent Fis family transcriptional regulator — protein sequence MVQPLVWLVLDDPVVCSRVSQAFEARGFSTESGDLPESPRPDVLVVEFPGNNGTGRERLQAGIQRWPRIAVVALCPHGMIEAGIAALKEGADDFLLLPFDLEELELRVERSLEVRRALGARRESERAGAIDPATRLRGGSSAMLELRDHVGRIARGRATVLITGETGTGKELVAGLIHAGSPRRAEAMVKVNCAALPDPLLESELFGHERGAFTGAEQRRIGRFEEADEGTLFLDEIGDMQLRTQAKVLRALQEQEFERLGGTRTIRVDVRVIAATNQDLPELIARGRFREDLFYRLNVVPVHLPPLREHPTDIPELAEQFVSEFASAQGRDRLSLAPGVAKALASYAWPGNVRELRNVLERAVLLEDSDQIQAERLSLNCLSSEAGSPPDTDPVGFQLPSGGIDYSEAERQLILQALERANWVQKDAADLLRMSRRKLNYRITRLGITHPGWRKNCGPA from the coding sequence ATGGTGCAACCGCTTGTCTGGCTGGTCCTGGACGACCCAGTCGTCTGCTCTCGGGTATCGCAGGCCTTCGAGGCTCGCGGATTCTCGACCGAATCCGGAGATCTGCCCGAGTCGCCCCGCCCCGACGTTCTCGTCGTAGAGTTTCCCGGGAACAACGGTACCGGTCGTGAACGGCTGCAGGCGGGCATTCAGCGCTGGCCGCGAATCGCGGTCGTCGCCCTCTGCCCCCACGGCATGATCGAGGCGGGAATCGCCGCGCTAAAAGAGGGGGCGGACGATTTTCTGCTCCTGCCGTTCGATCTCGAGGAACTGGAGCTGCGGGTCGAGCGCTCTCTAGAGGTGCGTCGCGCGCTGGGAGCCCGACGCGAGTCCGAGCGCGCAGGAGCGATCGATCCGGCAACGCGTCTGCGCGGCGGAAGTTCGGCAATGCTCGAACTTCGCGATCATGTGGGACGCATCGCGCGCGGTCGAGCCACGGTGCTGATCACGGGGGAAACCGGAACGGGCAAGGAACTGGTTGCCGGTCTGATCCACGCGGGCTCACCCCGCCGGGCCGAAGCGATGGTCAAGGTGAACTGCGCGGCGCTGCCCGATCCGCTGCTCGAAAGTGAACTCTTCGGTCACGAACGCGGGGCGTTCACGGGCGCGGAGCAGCGTCGGATCGGCCGTTTCGAGGAAGCGGATGAGGGCACGCTCTTTCTCGACGAGATCGGGGATATGCAACTTCGGACTCAGGCGAAGGTGCTGCGTGCCCTCCAGGAGCAGGAGTTCGAACGTCTGGGTGGGACGCGGACCATCCGGGTCGATGTCCGGGTCATCGCAGCCACCAACCAGGATCTGCCCGAACTGATCGCTCGCGGGCGCTTTCGCGAGGATTTGTTCTATCGCCTGAACGTCGTGCCAGTGCACCTGCCTCCGCTGAGAGAACACCCGACCGACATCCCCGAGTTGGCAGAGCAGTTCGTGAGCGAATTTGCCTCCGCCCAGGGCCGGGATCGACTTTCCCTGGCACCGGGGGTCGCGAAGGCTCTGGCGAGCTACGCGTGGCCCGGCAACGTCCGTGAACTCCGGAATGTGCTGGAGCGCGCGGTACTGCTGGAGGACTCCGATCAGATCCAGGCCGAGCGCCTGTCCTTGAACTGTCTTTCCAGCGAAGCCGGGTCTCCTCCGGACACCGACCCGGTGGGGTTTCAGCTGCCGTCGGGGGGTATTGACTACAGTGAAGCCGAACGGCAGCTGATCCTGCAGGCGCTCGAGAGGGCGAACTGGGTCCAGAAGGACGCCGCCGATCTGCTGCGCATGAGTCGTAGAAAGCTCAACTACCGGATTACCCGTCTGGGCATCACCCATCCAGGCTGGCGAAAAAACTGCGGCCCAGCGTAG
- a CDS encoding enoyl-CoA hydratase/isomerase family protein, whose product MSGFAERGLRVEDEGRIRLLTLDRPDALNAFDDQLYDAVGDALRDAASDPGIATVVVTGAGRAFSAGQDLAEMANPARHPAGERHGFQPFIETVESFPKPLLAAVNGIGVGIGLTFLPHCDLVLIARGARLRAPFASLGVTVEAGNSALLPERVGWQNAAHLLYTANWIDAERAVEIGLAWRVCEPDELLPQTLEVAREIAAMPIDSLVATKQLVLDTRLEQVRAARARENSRFAKLVGGPANREALAAFKEKRAPDFTKLSERG is encoded by the coding sequence ATGAGCGGTTTCGCGGAACGTGGACTCCGTGTCGAAGACGAGGGTCGGATTCGCCTACTGACGCTCGATCGTCCGGACGCTCTCAATGCCTTCGACGATCAGTTGTACGACGCAGTGGGCGATGCGCTACGCGATGCAGCGTCCGACCCCGGGATTGCCACAGTCGTCGTTACCGGAGCTGGCCGCGCTTTTAGCGCCGGCCAGGATCTCGCGGAGATGGCAAATCCAGCGCGCCACCCCGCAGGTGAGCGCCACGGATTCCAACCCTTCATCGAGACCGTCGAGAGTTTCCCAAAACCGCTGCTCGCGGCGGTCAACGGGATCGGGGTGGGGATTGGTCTCACGTTCCTGCCACACTGTGATCTCGTGTTGATCGCTCGTGGTGCCCGTCTGCGCGCACCCTTTGCGAGTCTGGGCGTCACCGTCGAGGCGGGGAATAGCGCACTCCTTCCCGAGCGTGTGGGCTGGCAGAACGCCGCACATCTTCTCTATACCGCAAACTGGATCGACGCCGAACGCGCGGTCGAGATCGGCCTGGCTTGGCGCGTCTGTGAGCCCGATGAGCTGCTCCCGCAGACTCTCGAGGTCGCACGGGAGATCGCCGCCATGCCGATCGACTCGCTCGTAGCTACGAAGCAGTTAGTTCTCGACACCCGGCTCGAACAGGTCCGCGCGGCGCGCGCACGTGAAAACAGCCGATTTGCGAAGCTCGTCGGCGGTCCGGCGAACCGCGAAGCGCTGGCCGCGTTCAAGGAGAAACGCGCACCTGATTTCACGAAGCTGAGCGAGCGCGGCTGA
- a CDS encoding YaiI/YqxD family protein has product MENPEGLADARGEASTRILVDADACPVKEEVYRVAARRRIPVLLVANSRMGIPEDLEIQMIVVGRDLDAADDWIAEHVKPCDVVITADIPLAARCLKQGARVLGNNGRPFTEESIGSALATRDLKAQLREMGVESSGPKEFSPKDRSRFLSRLDQLVGEAQRVSRA; this is encoded by the coding sequence ATGGAAAATCCTGAAGGACTCGCGGACGCAAGAGGGGAAGCGTCGACCCGGATCCTGGTCGACGCCGACGCCTGCCCGGTCAAGGAAGAAGTCTATCGCGTCGCTGCGCGGCGACGCATTCCCGTTCTGCTGGTCGCGAATAGCCGTATGGGAATCCCCGAGGATCTCGAGATACAGATGATCGTGGTCGGACGCGATCTCGACGCGGCCGACGATTGGATCGCAGAACACGTAAAACCCTGCGACGTGGTCATCACGGCCGACATCCCACTGGCCGCTCGCTGTCTGAAACAGGGTGCGCGCGTGCTGGGCAATAACGGTCGCCCCTTTACCGAGGAGTCCATCGGCAGCGCTCTCGCCACCCGCGATCTGAAGGCTCAGCTTCGCGAAATGGGAGTCGAGTCGTCCGGGCCGAAAGAGTTTTCGCCCAAAGACCGATCGCGCTTCCTCTCGAGACTCGATCAACTCGTCGGTGAAGCCCAGAGGGTGTCGCGGGCCTGA
- a CDS encoding metal-dependent hydrolase: protein MERALTSSLPDGVNITYRRMHFELDAEVPRYWHGGDPGKTHFFTALSLLFPEGEKFFIDSVRHFEDADLDPKTREEIREFVKQEAHHTYQHRIYNSLVAAQGLNTECYENFLRRALGLVRKIMSHKTQLAITVALEHFTAVLANQLLTNPDLTKGMHSAVKPLWLWHAVEETEHKAVCFDVYQQVGGQYWMRVLVMARIMMGFPVMITLFQLGILFSDPRSGSLRTLWKSLLFIWGKGGFVRAVLPELKTFFRREFHPWDVDNRDLIPAWEVENTQYLARG, encoded by the coding sequence ATGGAGCGAGCGCTGACCTCGTCACTCCCCGATGGCGTGAACATCACGTACCGACGCATGCACTTCGAACTCGATGCAGAGGTTCCCCGTTACTGGCACGGCGGAGATCCCGGCAAGACCCACTTCTTCACGGCGCTATCCCTGCTCTTTCCCGAGGGCGAGAAGTTCTTCATCGATTCCGTGCGGCACTTCGAAGACGCGGACCTGGACCCGAAGACCCGCGAAGAGATTCGCGAGTTCGTCAAACAGGAAGCACACCACACGTACCAGCATCGGATCTACAACTCCCTCGTCGCGGCGCAGGGACTGAACACCGAATGCTACGAGAATTTTCTGCGACGCGCTCTTGGCCTGGTGCGGAAGATCATGTCCCACAAGACTCAATTGGCCATCACCGTGGCACTCGAGCATTTCACCGCCGTTCTGGCGAACCAACTGCTCACGAACCCGGATCTCACCAAAGGCATGCACTCCGCAGTCAAACCTCTTTGGCTGTGGCACGCGGTCGAAGAGACCGAACACAAGGCAGTGTGCTTCGACGTCTATCAGCAGGTCGGTGGCCAGTACTGGATGCGCGTGCTGGTGATGGCGAGGATCATGATGGGGTTCCCGGTGATGATCACGCTCTTCCAACTGGGCATCCTCTTTTCCGACCCGCGGTCGGGGAGTCTGCGGACGCTGTGGAAGAGCCTGCTCTTCATCTGGGGCAAGGGGGGCTTCGTCAGAGCCGTCCTTCCGGAACTCAAGACCTTCTTCCGCCGCGAATTCCACCCCTGGGATGTCGACAATCGAGATCTGATCCCCGCGTGGGAGGTCGAAAACACGCAGTACCTCGCACGCGGATGA
- a CDS encoding superoxide dismutase [Fe] (SodB; iron binding; present under aerobic and anaerobic conditions; destroys free radicals) — protein MPVEKEKNVIKLPDLPFAMDGLAPHISRETLEYHYGKHHATYVSKLNAAIEGTDQADASLEEIIKSASGGLFNNAAQVWNHTFYWNCLSPTGGGEPSGALADAINRDFGSFAEFKQKFSDCAATTFGSGWAWLVKNKDDKLGLESTSNAATPITGDATPLLTCDVWEHAYYIDYRNARPKYIEAFWNLVNWEFVASQLG, from the coding sequence ATGCCGGTTGAAAAGGAGAAGAACGTGATCAAGCTACCCGACCTTCCGTTCGCCATGGATGGGCTCGCTCCGCATATCTCGCGGGAGACACTCGAGTATCACTACGGCAAGCATCACGCGACCTACGTCAGCAAGTTGAACGCCGCAATCGAAGGCACCGATCAGGCCGATGCGTCTCTGGAAGAGATCATCAAGTCTGCTTCCGGCGGTCTGTTCAACAACGCAGCCCAGGTCTGGAATCACACCTTCTACTGGAACTGCCTGAGTCCGACAGGAGGAGGGGAGCCCAGCGGCGCCTTGGCTGACGCCATCAATCGCGACTTTGGCTCATTTGCCGAGTTCAAGCAGAAGTTCAGTGACTGTGCCGCCACCACCTTTGGTTCTGGCTGGGCCTGGCTCGTGAAAAACAAAGACGACAAGCTGGGTCTCGAAAGCACCAGCAACGCCGCTACTCCCATTACTGGCGACGCAACGCCTCTACTTACCTGCGATGTGTGGGAGCACGCGTACTACATCGACTACAGGAACGCCCGTCCCAAGTACATCGAAGCTTTCTGGAATCTGGTCAACTGGGAGTTCGTCGCAAGCCAACTCGGTTAG
- a CDS encoding peroxiredoxin produces the protein MTSLVTREAPDFTAKAVLADNSIQDDFKLSSLRGKYTVLFFYPLDFTFVCPSEIIAFDRKLDEFKKRNAEVVGCSVDSHFTHLAWKNTKVEGGGIGNVRFPLVSDLSKSIAREYGVLVNDEVALRGLFLIDKSGVVRHSLVNDLPLGRNVDEALRILDALQFNEEHGEVCPANWRKGEDAMTPTAAGVASYLAKHAG, from the coding sequence ATGACCTCGCTAGTAACCCGAGAAGCTCCTGACTTTACCGCCAAGGCCGTACTCGCGGACAACAGCATCCAGGACGACTTCAAACTCTCCTCGCTACGCGGCAAGTACACCGTTCTCTTTTTCTACCCGCTCGACTTCACATTCGTCTGCCCCTCGGAAATTATCGCCTTTGACCGGAAACTCGACGAATTCAAAAAGCGAAACGCCGAAGTCGTGGGTTGCTCCGTCGACTCCCACTTCACGCATCTGGCCTGGAAGAACACCAAGGTCGAAGGCGGGGGCATCGGAAACGTGCGCTTTCCTCTGGTGTCCGATTTGAGCAAGAGCATCGCTCGTGAATACGGTGTTCTCGTCAATGACGAGGTCGCCCTTCGCGGATTATTCTTGATCGACAAGAGCGGTGTGGTTCGCCATTCACTCGTCAACGATCTGCCACTTGGTCGCAACGTCGACGAAGCCCTGCGGATCCTGGATGCGTTGCAGTTCAACGAAGAACACGGTGAAGTCTGCCCCGCCAACTGGCGCAAGGGAGAAGACGCCATGACGCCAACTGCCGCCGGTGTTGCCAGCTATCTGGCCAAGCATGCCGGTTGA
- a CDS encoding helix-turn-helix domain-containing protein, which yields MSRNAPHRPDHLANNLRHLRKAADLTQQKLADTAGLPRATLASMEHGGANPGLDSVLAVATALNVSLDELVLAPPERRFFVVDESTVHESQSDHGRYRARLLTPLATKGVQIQSVELKPECDTPGRPHPRGSQEFFLVRSGTATLLIANEEVALHSGQLIQFPGHLPHRYSNRSRRAAVRAISAVVMAMR from the coding sequence ATGTCGAGAAATGCACCCCACCGACCCGACCATCTGGCGAACAATCTGCGGCACCTGAGAAAAGCGGCTGATCTCACTCAACAGAAGCTGGCCGATACGGCGGGGCTTCCCCGAGCCACCCTGGCCAGCATGGAGCACGGAGGGGCCAATCCGGGATTGGACAGCGTTCTGGCCGTAGCCACGGCACTCAACGTGTCGCTCGACGAACTGGTGCTGGCTCCGCCGGAACGACGCTTCTTCGTGGTCGACGAGTCGACGGTCCACGAGAGTCAGAGCGATCACGGGAGATACCGGGCGCGCCTGCTGACGCCGCTCGCCACCAAAGGCGTACAGATCCAGAGCGTCGAACTGAAACCCGAATGCGATACGCCGGGACGTCCACACCCCCGTGGTTCACAGGAGTTCTTCCTGGTCCGTTCGGGAACGGCGACCCTGCTCATTGCCAATGAAGAGGTCGCGCTTCATTCGGGTCAGTTGATCCAGTTTCCCGGCCACCTGCCCCACCGCTACAGCAATCGCTCGCGGCGCGCCGCAGTTCGCGCAATCTCGGCGGTGGTCATGGCGATGAGGTAG
- a CDS encoding iron-containing alcohol dehydrogenase, with protein MACCHYYAPETGGDTAFSVDTSSITFGRGVLAEAGDHARALGIQRIALLTDRGLSASEHVRKVRESLRVSGIDVVFYDEVQIEPTDVSFLAASDFARESEVDGFIAVGGGSVIDTTKAANLYSSHPADFLTYVNAPIGAGEAVPGPLRPFIACPTTSGTGSECTGIAIFDLLSMQSKTGIVSRALRPTRALIDPDTTRTLPDRVLAASALDVMSHALESYTALPYSQRAAPTRPSLRPMSQGANPWSDLGCREALNLAGRFLVRAVADVEDDEAREQMMWASTLAGIAFGNAGCHAPHGMSYSVSGLVREFCPDGYPPGVPIVPHGMSVIVNAPAVFRFTASAAPERHLTAAEYLGADVNGATAEDAGVVLADQIVKLMRATRIPNGLSGVGYDASDVSALTERAYPQRRLFSNAPREISRGQLADLYHAAISYW; from the coding sequence ATGGCCTGTTGTCACTACTACGCTCCCGAAACGGGCGGTGATACGGCGTTTTCCGTCGACACGTCATCAATCACATTCGGGCGCGGTGTGCTCGCGGAGGCCGGCGATCACGCACGGGCACTCGGGATCCAGCGCATCGCACTACTGACGGATCGCGGCTTGTCCGCGAGCGAGCACGTGCGGAAAGTGCGCGAATCACTGCGTGTTTCTGGCATCGATGTAGTGTTCTACGACGAGGTGCAGATCGAGCCGACCGATGTCTCTTTCCTCGCCGCGAGCGACTTCGCGCGCGAGAGTGAAGTGGATGGATTCATCGCGGTCGGCGGTGGGTCCGTGATCGATACGACGAAAGCGGCCAATCTCTACTCGTCGCATCCGGCGGACTTCCTGACCTATGTGAACGCGCCGATCGGCGCAGGCGAAGCGGTTCCGGGGCCACTCCGTCCATTCATTGCCTGCCCGACCACATCGGGTACCGGGAGTGAGTGCACGGGAATTGCCATCTTCGACCTCTTGTCGATGCAATCCAAGACCGGCATTGTTTCACGAGCTCTGCGGCCGACTCGCGCACTGATCGATCCAGATACGACGCGCACGCTGCCGGATCGCGTACTCGCCGCCAGCGCACTCGATGTGATGAGCCATGCGCTCGAATCCTATACCGCGTTGCCCTATAGCCAGCGCGCCGCCCCGACGCGCCCGAGTCTGCGACCGATGAGTCAGGGAGCCAATCCATGGAGCGATCTCGGCTGTCGTGAGGCGCTCAACCTTGCGGGACGCTTTCTCGTTCGCGCAGTGGCCGATGTGGAGGACGACGAAGCGCGAGAGCAGATGATGTGGGCCTCGACACTCGCCGGAATCGCGTTCGGCAATGCGGGCTGTCACGCACCGCACGGAATGTCGTATTCCGTTTCGGGTCTGGTGCGTGAGTTCTGTCCCGACGGGTATCCGCCGGGTGTACCCATCGTGCCTCACGGCATGTCGGTGATCGTCAATGCGCCGGCGGTGTTTCGATTTACGGCCAGCGCCGCACCGGAGAGACATCTGACGGCGGCCGAGTACCTGGGTGCGGATGTGAACGGAGCTACTGCCGAAGATGCGGGGGTGGTTCTCGCGGATCAGATCGTCAAGCTGATGCGTGCGACGCGCATCCCCAATGGTTTGTCTGGTGTTGGCTACGACGCGTCCGATGTCTCGGCACTGACCGAGCGCGCATATCCCCAACGCCGCCTCTTCTCGAACGCGCCGCGCGAGATCAGTCGTGGTCAGTTGGCCGACCTGTACCACGCTGCGATCTCGTACTGGTAG